Proteins encoded in a region of the Rhizobium sp. CC-YZS058 genome:
- a CDS encoding adenosine kinase: MSTFDVLTIGNAIVDIIARCEDRFLDDNEIIKSAMNLIDAERAELLYSRMGPALEASGGSAGNTAAGVASLGGRAAYFGKVASDQLGEIFTHDIRAQGVHFQTRPLGSQPPTARSMIFVTPDGERSMNTYLGACVELGPEDVEPDVVAEARVTYFEGYLWDPPRAKDAIRDAARIAHAHGREVAMTLSDSFCVHRYRAEFLELMRSGTVDIVFANRAEVLALYETEDFEAALSALAKDCRLAAVTLSEDGSIILRGTDRVRIAAHDVARVVDTTGAGDLYAAGFLFGYTAGLPLERCGALGSLAAGIVIEQVGPRPMVSLKVEAERLGLL; encoded by the coding sequence ATGAGCACATTCGACGTCCTGACGATCGGCAACGCCATCGTCGACATCATCGCGCGCTGCGAGGATCGCTTCCTCGACGACAACGAGATCATCAAGAGCGCGATGAACCTCATCGATGCCGAGCGCGCGGAACTCCTCTACAGCCGGATGGGCCCGGCGCTCGAGGCCTCCGGCGGCAGCGCCGGCAATACGGCGGCCGGCGTTGCCAGCCTCGGCGGCCGGGCCGCCTATTTCGGCAAGGTGGCGAGCGACCAGCTGGGCGAGATCTTTACCCACGACATCCGCGCGCAGGGCGTTCATTTCCAGACCCGGCCGCTCGGAAGCCAGCCGCCGACCGCCCGTTCGATGATCTTCGTCACCCCGGATGGCGAGCGCTCGATGAACACCTATCTCGGCGCCTGCGTGGAACTGGGTCCGGAGGATGTCGAGCCGGACGTGGTGGCCGAGGCTCGCGTCACCTATTTCGAGGGCTACCTTTGGGATCCGCCGCGCGCCAAGGATGCGATCCGCGATGCCGCGCGCATCGCGCACGCGCATGGGCGCGAGGTTGCGATGACGCTGTCGGACAGTTTCTGCGTCCACCGCTATCGCGCCGAGTTTCTGGAGCTGATGCGCAGCGGCACGGTGGACATCGTCTTCGCCAACCGCGCCGAGGTTCTGGCGCTCTACGAGACGGAGGACTTCGAGGCGGCGCTCTCGGCACTTGCCAAGGATTGCCGGCTCGCGGCAGTGACGCTCTCGGAGGACGGATCGATTATTCTGCGCGGGACAGACCGCGTGCGGATCGCCGCGCATGACGTCGCGCGCGTTGTCGACACCACGGGGGCCGGCGATCTCTATGCTGCAGGCTTCCTGTTCGGCTACACGGCAGGCTTGCCGCTTGAGCGCTGCGGTGCGCTCGGCAGCCTGGCGGCCGGCATCGTCATCGAGCAGGTGGGCCCACGGCCCATGGTATCGTTGAAGGTGGAGGCGGAGCGGCTCGGGCTTCTCTAA
- a CDS encoding MFS transporter → MVDDVRSAPAALSPALTLLLAFACGLIVANLYYAQPLVGPISASLGLTPAFSGLVVTLTQIGYAIGLLLIVPLGDLFENRRLILIMLSIGALAVLAAGLATGAVLFLGLALAIGLTSVTVQIIVPYAAQMAPAARRGSAVGNVMSGLMFGIMLARPISSLIAAVLSWHMVFVLSAAAMAVLGLVLARKLPTRQPSAGLTYGALIGSLPHLALTQPVLRRRALYQACLFAAFSLFWTVTPLLLSSPVFGLSQFGLALFALAGAAGAFAAPLAGRLADRGWSHLGTRIALVAAASSFLLTHILPLGSTGALALMVLAAITLDFAVSTNLILGQRAIYGLSEAHRSRLNGLFMAFCFVGGAIGSAAGVWIYAREGWWGASLLGFALPAAALLYSGTERR, encoded by the coding sequence ATGGTGGATGATGTCCGATCCGCGCCGGCTGCATTGTCGCCCGCGCTCACCCTGCTGCTCGCCTTCGCCTGCGGATTGATCGTTGCGAACCTCTATTATGCTCAGCCGCTGGTGGGGCCGATCAGCGCCTCGCTCGGCCTGACGCCGGCCTTTTCCGGTCTCGTCGTCACGCTGACGCAGATCGGCTATGCGATCGGCCTGCTGCTGATCGTTCCGCTCGGAGACCTGTTCGAGAACCGGCGCCTCATCCTCATCATGCTGTCGATCGGCGCCTTGGCGGTGCTGGCTGCCGGGCTCGCGACCGGGGCGGTGCTGTTCCTCGGCCTTGCCCTGGCGATCGGCCTGACCTCGGTCACGGTCCAGATCATCGTGCCCTATGCCGCCCAGATGGCGCCGGCAGCGCGGCGGGGCAGCGCGGTCGGCAATGTCATGAGCGGGCTGATGTTCGGCATCATGCTCGCCCGCCCGATCTCCAGCCTGATCGCTGCCGTCCTGTCCTGGCACATGGTCTTCGTGCTTTCGGCTGCCGCCATGGCGGTGCTGGGCCTCGTTCTTGCTCGCAAGCTCCCCACCCGCCAGCCTTCGGCCGGGCTAACCTATGGCGCGCTGATCGGGTCGCTGCCGCATCTGGCCTTGACGCAGCCGGTGCTCCGCCGGCGCGCGCTCTACCAAGCCTGTCTCTTCGCCGCCTTCAGCCTTTTCTGGACCGTGACGCCGCTCCTCCTGTCGAGCCCGGTCTTCGGCCTGTCGCAGTTCGGCCTGGCGCTGTTTGCGCTGGCGGGTGCGGCCGGCGCCTTCGCGGCGCCGCTTGCCGGCCGGCTCGCCGATCGCGGCTGGAGCCACCTCGGTACCCGCATCGCGCTGGTCGCAGCCGCCAGTTCCTTCCTGCTCACCCATATCCTGCCGCTCGGCAGCACGGGCGCTCTGGCGCTGATGGTGCTGGCCGCCATCACGCTCGACTTTGCGGTTTCGACCAATCTCATTCTCGGCCAGCGGGCGATCTATGGCCTCAGCGAGGCGCATCGCAGCCGGCTGAACGGCCTGTTCATGGCCTTCTGCTTCGTCGGCGGGGCGATCGGCTCGGCGGCCGGCGTGTGGATCTATGCGCGGGAAGGCTGGTGGGGCGCCTCGCTTCTCGGCTTCGCTCTGCCGGCCGCAGCGCTGCTCTACAGCGGCACGGAAAGGCGCTGA
- the nth gene encoding endonuclease III: MTTPKTKTGPHSSAKARTTVKPGPRKSSRARRVKTAYTPAEIEEIFRRFSIQRPEPKGELEHVNPFTLVVAVALSAQATDAGVNKATRALFAAADTPEKMLALGEDRVRDYIRTIGLYRNKAKNVMALSEMLVRDFGGVVPQTREALVLLPGVGRKTANVVLSMAFGQATMAVDTHIFRLANRLQLAPGKTPDAVEDALLAVIPQAYLYHAHHWLILHGRYVCKARKPDCERCIIADLCKAAEKTNAIPAPLVELPAQAIAAEAATPEEAAALPLTDV, from the coding sequence ATGACGACGCCGAAGACCAAGACGGGCCCGCATTCCAGCGCCAAGGCGCGGACGACAGTCAAGCCCGGCCCGCGCAAGAGCAGCCGCGCCCGCCGCGTGAAAACAGCCTATACGCCGGCCGAGATCGAAGAGATCTTCCGCCGCTTCTCGATCCAGCGGCCGGAGCCGAAGGGCGAGCTCGAACATGTGAATCCCTTCACGCTCGTCGTCGCCGTGGCGCTTTCCGCCCAGGCAACGGATGCCGGGGTGAACAAGGCGACACGGGCGCTCTTTGCCGCCGCCGACACGCCGGAAAAAATGCTGGCGCTCGGCGAAGACCGGGTGCGCGACTACATCCGCACGATCGGGCTCTACCGCAACAAGGCCAAGAATGTCATGGCGCTGAGCGAGATGCTGGTGCGCGACTTCGGCGGCGTGGTGCCGCAGACGCGCGAGGCGCTGGTGCTTCTGCCGGGGGTGGGGCGCAAGACCGCCAATGTCGTGCTGTCCATGGCCTTCGGCCAGGCGACGATGGCGGTCGATACCCATATCTTCCGCTTGGCGAACCGGCTGCAGCTCGCGCCGGGCAAGACGCCGGATGCGGTGGAAGATGCCCTGCTCGCGGTCATTCCGCAGGCCTATCTCTACCATGCCCATCACTGGCTGATCCTGCATGGGCGCTATGTCTGCAAGGCCCGCAAGCCCGACTGCGAGCGCTGCATCATTGCCGATCTCTGCAAGGCGGCGGAGAAGACCAATGCCATCCCCGCGCCGCTCGTCGAGCTGCCTGCCCAGGCAATCGCCGCCGAAGCCGCCACGCCGGAAGAAGCCGCAGCCTTGCCCTTGACCGACGTCTGA
- a CDS encoding DUF2244 domain-containing protein — translation MPPADRPVFSAELTPYRSLGRKGLRVFLMIAGLMSLVHVFVFLVIGAWPIVLFFGLDFVALFAAFWFNNRAARAREEVSVSRTDVSVRKFAASGRMTELRFNPFWTRFTVDRHQEIGIVSMRLSDRRRATDIGSFLNRDDRETFATALSGALATVKRR, via the coding sequence ATGCCGCCGGCCGACAGGCCTGTCTTCAGCGCCGAGCTGACGCCCTATCGCTCGCTTGGTCGCAAGGGCCTGCGCGTCTTCCTCATGATCGCCGGGCTGATGAGCCTCGTGCACGTCTTCGTCTTTCTGGTGATCGGCGCCTGGCCGATCGTCCTGTTCTTCGGCCTCGATTTCGTGGCGCTGTTTGCAGCCTTCTGGTTCAACAACCGGGCGGCGCGGGCGCGAGAGGAAGTCAGCGTGTCGCGCACGGATGTCTCGGTGCGCAAGTTCGCCGCCTCCGGGCGGATGACCGAGCTGCGCTTCAATCCCTTCTGGACCCGGTTCACCGTCGATCGTCACCAGGAGATCGGCATCGTCTCCATGCGCCTCAGCGACCGGCGGCGCGCGACCGATATCGGCTCCTTCCTCAACCGGGACGACCGCGAAACCTTCGCCACCGCGCTGAGCGGCGCGCTCGCCACGGTGAAGCGGCGATAG
- a CDS encoding bifunctional helix-turn-helix domain-containing protein/methylated-DNA--[protein]-cysteine S-methyltransferase, whose amino-acid sequence MMIAPRLQTEITPSGADYETVSRVVALITEDYRDQPSLEAIAAALGQSPTQLQKTFTRWAGLSPKAFLQAVTLDHAKRLLGADDLPLLETSLELGLSSPGRLHDLFVTHEAMSPGEWKRKGEGLTLRYGFHPSPFGTALVMVTDRGLAGLAFSDAGGEEAAFADMAVRWPAAAFLEDSRATAPFAARIFEPERWRAEEPLRVVLIGSDFQLRVWTALLDIPLGRAETYSTIARRIGQPTASRAVGAAIGRNPVSFVVPCHRALGKSGALTGYHWGLTRKRAMLGWEAGRM is encoded by the coding sequence ATGATGATCGCACCCCGCCTCCAAACCGAAATCACGCCCTCCGGCGCCGATTACGAAACCGTATCGCGCGTGGTGGCCTTGATCACCGAGGATTACCGGGACCAGCCTTCGCTGGAGGCGATTGCCGCCGCGCTCGGCCAATCGCCGACCCAGCTGCAGAAGACGTTCACGCGCTGGGCCGGGCTCTCGCCCAAGGCGTTCCTGCAGGCCGTCACCCTCGATCACGCCAAGCGGCTCCTGGGCGCGGACGATCTGCCGCTGCTCGAAACCAGCCTGGAGCTCGGCCTTTCCAGCCCCGGCCGCCTGCATGATCTCTTCGTGACCCACGAGGCCATGTCGCCCGGCGAGTGGAAGCGCAAGGGCGAGGGGCTCACCCTGCGCTACGGCTTCCACCCGTCACCCTTCGGAACCGCGCTGGTCATGGTCACCGACCGTGGGCTTGCCGGTCTTGCCTTCAGCGATGCCGGCGGCGAAGAGGCGGCCTTTGCGGACATGGCCGTACGCTGGCCCGCCGCCGCATTTCTTGAGGACAGCCGGGCCACGGCGCCCTTTGCGGCGCGGATCTTCGAGCCCGAGCGCTGGCGGGCGGAGGAACCGCTGCGCGTCGTGCTGATCGGCTCGGATTTCCAGCTCCGTGTCTGGACGGCGCTGCTCGACATTCCGCTCGGCCGGGCGGAAACCTATTCCACCATCGCGCGGCGCATCGGCCAACCGACGGCCTCACGCGCCGTCGGCGCCGCCATCGGCCGCAACCCCGTCTCCTTCGTCGTCCCCTGCCACCGCGCGCTCGGCAAAAGCGGCGCACTCACTGGCTATCACTGGGGCCTGACCCGAAAGCGCGCCATGCTCGGCTGGGAGGCCGGGCGGATGTAG
- a CDS encoding AraC family transcriptional regulator → MRLIRLALPPLLARQVHQIWLFESACGLPVGDLRTVVPNGRTRLILPLVGGLTASAGSTRWEVPAGRAVLVGQWERPAVLSAPAEPLATIGVEFTTTGLAAFHAGPLSALSGEIVDVEDVLGPLARRLMERTRSAPTPLEAAHLVRAGLAAWLLGRDVPTARLSDVALQMMRKGNYRMGLEELAQRTGYSRRHLLTQFQRDIGLSPSRIQTILAFEQLYRGLAQHGSARLMIQSALDRFHDQAHFTRVFRNLAGLPPARFAARDNRFGRLFYEEAADRSPVSSA, encoded by the coding sequence ATGCGCCTGATCCGCCTTGCCCTCCCCCCGCTCCTTGCCCGCCAAGTCCATCAGATCTGGCTGTTCGAGAGCGCGTGCGGGTTGCCGGTGGGGGATCTGCGGACGGTGGTGCCGAATGGGCGGACGCGGCTGATCCTGCCTCTGGTGGGCGGGCTGACGGCTTCGGCGGGGTCCACACGCTGGGAGGTCCCTGCCGGCCGGGCGGTGCTGGTCGGCCAGTGGGAAAGGCCGGCTGTTCTCTCCGCACCAGCAGAGCCGCTCGCCACCATCGGTGTGGAGTTCACGACGACCGGGCTTGCGGCCTTTCACGCAGGCCCGCTCTCCGCCCTTTCCGGAGAGATCGTCGATGTCGAGGATGTTCTGGGGCCCTTGGCCCGGCGTTTGATGGAGCGCACGCGCAGCGCGCCGACGCCGCTGGAGGCGGCCCACTTGGTGCGCGCCGGGCTCGCGGCCTGGCTGCTTGGCCGCGATGTGCCGACGGCGCGCCTTTCGGATGTCGCGCTCCAGATGATGCGGAAGGGCAACTACAGAATGGGGCTGGAGGAACTGGCACAGCGCACCGGCTATTCGCGCCGGCATCTGCTCACCCAGTTCCAGCGCGACATCGGCCTTTCGCCCAGCCGGATCCAGACGATCCTCGCCTTCGAGCAGCTGTATCGCGGCCTGGCGCAGCATGGCTCGGCACGGCTGATGATCCAGTCCGCGCTCGATCGCTTTCACGACCAGGCCCATTTCACCCGCGTCTTCCGCAATCTGGCCGGCCTGCCGCCGGCCCGCTTTGCCGCCCGGGACAACCGTTTCGGCCGGCTGTTCTACGAAGAGGCCGCAGATCGATCTCCCGTCTCCTCAGCCTGA
- a CDS encoding PAS domain-containing methyl-accepting chemotaxis protein, producing MLGMGGKDARAVLAAMSKSQAIIEFKLDGTILTANPNFCRALNYDLAEIVGKHHRIFVDPAEAATDAYREFWAKLARGEFDQRQYKRIAKGGKEIWIEASYNPVFSGGKPYKVIKFATDITAQKLKSAEDSGKLDALSRAQAVIEFTPQGEILTANDNFLNTLGYQLSEIKGQRHAMFCDPAYTQTHEYRQFWAKLAGGEFVADEFMRIGKGGRKVYIQASYNPIFDMNGRVFKVVKFATDVTGRVNNVNTLADGLQALARGDLTRTIDQPFLPAFEPIRIDFNDTTQSLSSTMSTIAANAAAIAAASQQIQSASNDLAHRTEQQAASVEETAAALEEITTTVNDSSHRAKEAGDLVRLAKSNAEQSGTIVSEAVEAMGDIERSSTEISNIISVIDQIAFQTNLLALNAGVEAARAGEAGKGFAVVAQEVRDLAQRSAVAAKEIKDLITASNQLVAKGVSLVDTTGSALRSMVAQVVEVDSNVGAIVKAAQEQATGLKEINTAINSIDQGTQQNAAMVEETSAAAHSLANESQKLFQQIGRFTLRDQIPSYAPSRPQAAPAAPAAPPLRVVAAQRGNAAVKEERWSEF from the coding sequence ATGCTCGGAATGGGCGGAAAAGATGCGAGGGCTGTCTTGGCGGCCATGAGCAAGTCGCAGGCAATCATCGAATTCAAACTGGACGGCACGATACTCACGGCGAACCCGAATTTCTGCCGCGCCCTCAATTATGATCTGGCTGAGATCGTCGGCAAGCATCACCGGATCTTCGTCGATCCGGCAGAGGCGGCAACGGACGCCTATCGCGAGTTCTGGGCCAAGCTGGCGCGGGGCGAGTTCGACCAGCGCCAGTACAAGCGCATTGCCAAGGGTGGCAAGGAGATCTGGATCGAGGCGTCCTACAACCCGGTGTTCAGCGGCGGCAAGCCCTACAAGGTCATCAAGTTCGCAACCGACATCACCGCGCAGAAGCTGAAATCCGCCGAAGACAGCGGCAAGCTGGATGCGCTGTCGCGCGCCCAGGCCGTCATCGAGTTCACGCCGCAGGGCGAGATCCTGACGGCCAACGACAACTTCCTCAATACGCTCGGCTACCAGCTGTCGGAGATCAAGGGCCAGCGGCACGCCATGTTCTGCGACCCGGCCTATACGCAGACCCATGAATACCGCCAGTTCTGGGCGAAGCTTGCCGGCGGCGAGTTCGTAGCGGACGAGTTCATGCGCATCGGCAAGGGTGGCCGCAAGGTCTATATCCAAGCCTCCTACAACCCGATCTTCGACATGAACGGCCGTGTCTTCAAGGTGGTGAAGTTCGCGACCGATGTCACCGGCCGCGTCAACAACGTCAACACGCTGGCGGACGGCCTGCAGGCACTGGCACGCGGCGACCTGACGCGGACGATCGACCAGCCGTTCCTGCCGGCCTTCGAGCCGATCCGGATCGACTTCAACGACACGACGCAGAGCCTGTCGTCCACCATGTCGACGATTGCCGCCAATGCGGCAGCGATCGCAGCCGCGTCGCAGCAGATCCAGTCCGCCTCCAACGATCTGGCGCACCGGACCGAACAGCAGGCCGCCTCGGTGGAAGAAACGGCCGCGGCTCTGGAAGAGATCACCACGACCGTCAACGATTCCAGCCATCGCGCCAAGGAGGCCGGCGACCTCGTGCGGCTGGCCAAGAGCAATGCCGAGCAATCCGGGACGATCGTCAGCGAGGCGGTCGAGGCGATGGGCGACATCGAGCGCTCCTCCACCGAGATCTCCAACATCATCAGCGTGATCGACCAGATCGCCTTCCAGACCAATCTTCTGGCGCTCAATGCCGGTGTGGAAGCCGCCCGCGCCGGCGAGGCCGGCAAGGGCTTTGCCGTCGTCGCGCAGGAGGTTCGTGATCTCGCCCAGCGCTCCGCGGTCGCCGCCAAGGAGATCAAGGATCTCATCACCGCCTCCAACCAGCTCGTCGCCAAGGGCGTCTCGCTGGTCGATACGACCGGCAGCGCGCTGCGCAGCATGGTGGCGCAGGTGGTCGAGGTGGACAGCAATGTCGGCGCGATCGTCAAGGCCGCGCAGGAGCAGGCAACCGGACTGAAGGAAATCAACACGGCGATCAACTCGATCGACCAAGGCACGCAGCAGAATGCCGCCATGGTGGAAGAAACCAGCGCTGCCGCCCACAGCCTGGCGAATGAATCGCAGAAGCTCTTCCAGCAGATCGGCCGGTTCACCCTGCGCGATCAGATTCCGTCCTACGCGCCGTCCCGGCCCCAGGCCGCCCCCGCCGCGCCGGCTGCCCCCCCGCTGCGCGTCGTCGCTGCCCAGCGCGGCAATGCCGCAGTGAAGGAGGAACGCTGGAGCGAGTTCTGA
- a CDS encoding calcium-binding protein: protein MKKKLISTSTTGPYAFQDPDTMLILVKDVLLYSDREGIVASGNAPDRMIVINGELTAGGTGIVFGSGAAGDIHGSVVVSGTGAINAQRAGITAIADGMEIINRGGISAKLTGVIVTGAGAQITNEGSITSGASNAIDIHGAKSMIVNNGAIDGTKDTILVAGDRANVTNNGRIGSTTADAIHLTGAKGLVTNNGTIGNKGDGIFVSGTADTITNNGKIGSGGSAIIARGKDQIVTNSGALNAGKDGIALVGDEGIVTNRKSIEVGGVALRIAADDAIVNNTGSAKGAIGLLVTGAHVDAANRGTIFGWKGAAVDLSKASGGTFDNAGTLISASGATLVGGQGKQTIVNSGTIKGDVDLYGSNDYFDNRGGVVMGHIAGGKGNDTYVIDDAKTLLLEAANGGHDTVQSTKSYTLGANFEVLTLIGHGTINGAGNAANNGLNGNDAANMLNGMGGKDTLWGGLGADILTGGTGADQFVFKAVEESTLRHPDVITDFSRKEGDRINLSAIDANTLRPGDQTFHFIGEKEFHKKAGELHVDYAKGATVLSGDVNGDGKADFAIKLQGHLTFDNGSFIL from the coding sequence ATGAAGAAAAAGCTCATTTCCACTTCGACCACCGGGCCCTATGCGTTCCAGGATCCGGACACGATGCTGATCCTTGTCAAGGACGTGCTGCTCTATTCGGACCGGGAAGGCATCGTGGCGAGCGGCAATGCCCCCGATCGCATGATCGTGATCAACGGGGAGCTGACGGCCGGCGGCACGGGCATCGTGTTCGGCAGCGGTGCGGCCGGCGATATCCATGGTTCGGTGGTCGTTTCCGGCACCGGGGCGATCAATGCGCAGCGGGCCGGGATCACCGCGATCGCGGACGGCATGGAGATCATCAACCGCGGCGGAATTTCCGCCAAGCTCACCGGCGTCATCGTTACCGGCGCCGGCGCCCAGATCACCAACGAGGGAAGCATCACCTCCGGCGCCAGCAACGCGATCGACATCCATGGCGCAAAGAGCATGATCGTCAACAACGGCGCGATCGACGGCACGAAGGACACGATCCTCGTGGCCGGCGACCGGGCCAATGTGACGAACAATGGACGGATCGGCTCCACGACCGCCGATGCCATCCACCTCACAGGTGCCAAGGGCCTTGTCACCAACAATGGCACGATCGGCAACAAGGGGGACGGGATCTTCGTCAGCGGCACGGCCGACACGATCACCAACAACGGCAAGATCGGCAGCGGCGGCAGCGCCATCATCGCCCGCGGAAAAGACCAGATCGTCACCAATTCAGGCGCCTTGAATGCCGGCAAGGACGGGATCGCGCTGGTCGGCGACGAGGGCATCGTGACCAACCGCAAAAGCATCGAAGTGGGTGGTGTTGCGCTGCGGATCGCCGCCGACGATGCCATCGTCAACAATACCGGCTCGGCAAAGGGAGCCATTGGCCTCCTCGTCACCGGCGCCCATGTGGACGCCGCCAATCGCGGGACGATCTTCGGCTGGAAGGGCGCGGCGGTCGATCTGTCCAAGGCCTCCGGCGGCACGTTCGACAATGCCGGCACGCTGATCTCCGCGTCCGGCGCGACCCTGGTGGGCGGACAGGGGAAGCAGACAATCGTCAACAGCGGCACCATCAAGGGCGATGTCGACCTTTATGGCAGCAACGACTATTTCGATAACCGGGGCGGCGTGGTCATGGGCCACATCGCCGGCGGCAAGGGCAACGACACCTATGTGATCGATGATGCCAAGACCCTGCTGCTCGAAGCCGCGAATGGCGGCCACGACACGGTTCAGAGCACGAAGAGCTATACGCTCGGCGCCAATTTCGAGGTGCTGACCTTGATCGGCCATGGCACGATCAACGGCGCGGGCAATGCTGCCAATAACGGTCTGAACGGCAACGATGCCGCCAATATGCTGAACGGCATGGGCGGCAAGGACACACTGTGGGGCGGTCTCGGGGCCGATATCCTGACCGGCGGCACCGGTGCGGACCAGTTCGTGTTCAAAGCCGTCGAGGAATCGACCCTGCGGCACCCGGACGTGATCACCGATTTCAGCCGCAAGGAGGGCGACAGGATCAACCTTTCCGCGATCGACGCCAATACGCTGCGGCCGGGAGACCAGACCTTCCATTTCATCGGCGAGAAAGAATTCCACAAGAAAGCAGGTGAATTGCATGTCGATTACGCAAAGGGCGCGACGGTTCTCTCCGGCGATGTGAATGGTGATGGTAAGGCCGACTTTGCAATCAAGCTGCAGGGGCATCTGACCTTCGACAATGGCAGCTTTATTCTTTAG
- a CDS encoding glycosyl hydrolase family 8 translates to MSKAAFGLAAGVAMLLSIAAPAFATGPVTKGDAAMTTILPGDYLAGAWWLYKSVFVDEGRVVDQANGGISHSEGQGYGMLMAVAANDQAGFEALWSWTQKELRVRGDALSAWKWDPKATPHVADSNNATDGDLLVAWALARAARIWNAPDYAEAARMILKDLESKAIIESQDFGTILLPAAHGFSAEANPDGPIVNLSYWVFPALDELGQLDESFPAKALLASGQRLLEKGRFGSSSLPADWLSLKSGDPTPANGFASVFGYEAVRVPLYAAWLGGPSVALLAGLERRWSEDPAGPHVMELSTAAPLAAMPQPGYRAVSGLLSCSLGRSPAPRAIPEFELTDYYSTTLHFLSVIALSERFPQCLPDQN, encoded by the coding sequence ATGTCTAAGGCAGCATTCGGCCTGGCGGCCGGCGTGGCAATGCTGCTCTCTATCGCAGCGCCTGCCTTCGCCACCGGGCCGGTCACGAAAGGGGATGCCGCGATGACCACCATCCTCCCCGGCGATTACCTGGCCGGTGCCTGGTGGCTCTACAAGTCGGTCTTTGTGGACGAAGGCCGGGTCGTCGATCAGGCGAATGGCGGCATCTCCCACAGCGAAGGCCAGGGCTACGGCATGCTGATGGCGGTCGCCGCCAACGACCAGGCAGGCTTCGAGGCGCTCTGGTCGTGGACACAGAAGGAACTGCGCGTCCGCGGCGATGCGCTGTCCGCCTGGAAATGGGATCCGAAGGCAACGCCGCATGTCGCAGATTCCAACAATGCCACGGATGGCGACCTGCTGGTCGCCTGGGCTCTGGCCCGGGCGGCCAGGATCTGGAACGCACCGGACTATGCCGAAGCTGCCCGGATGATCCTCAAGGATCTGGAAAGCAAGGCGATCATCGAAAGCCAGGACTTCGGCACGATTCTGCTGCCGGCCGCCCATGGGTTTTCGGCGGAGGCCAATCCGGACGGTCCGATCGTCAACCTGTCCTACTGGGTGTTTCCCGCGCTCGACGAGCTCGGCCAGCTGGACGAGAGCTTCCCGGCCAAGGCGCTTCTCGCCTCCGGCCAGCGCCTCCTGGAAAAGGGGCGGTTCGGGAGCAGCAGCCTGCCGGCCGACTGGCTGTCGCTGAAAAGCGGCGACCCGACCCCGGCCAACGGCTTTGCGAGCGTCTTCGGCTACGAAGCGGTTCGCGTACCGCTCTACGCCGCCTGGCTCGGCGGCCCTTCCGTCGCGCTCTTGGCTGGCCTGGAGCGGCGGTGGTCGGAAGACCCGGCAGGCCCGCATGTCATGGAGCTTTCCACCGCGGCCCCGCTCGCCGCCATGCCCCAGCCCGGCTATCGCGCCGTCAGCGGGCTTCTGTCCTGCAGCCTGGGACGCAGCCCCGCGCCCCGCGCGATCCCTGAATTTGAACTGACCGATTATTATTCAACGACGCTTCATTTTTTGAGTGTTATCGCCCTTTCAGAGAGGTTTCCGCAATGTCTTCCCGATCAAAACTGA